The sequence below is a genomic window from Polaribacter vadi.
ACAACTTTTCTAATTGTGTTTATCGTGTTTTCTTCTTTTAATAAGTCACGATTTTCCCAAGCCGATTCTATAATTTTTCTAATATCTTCCATTCTAATAATTTCATTTTTGCAAATATAAATTGATTGCCAAAAACCAAGGCGAATATACGTTTTTTAAACAGATATGGCTTGTTTGTTTAAAATACTAAGCCTAGATTCTTTTAACATATTGATTTTATTCTATTTAATGTATTCTATTAGAAGTTTAAACTTTATTTTTGCAAAAAAAGTATAAGTTTTGGGAAGAATTTTAGCCATCGATTTTGGTAAAGTAAGAACAGGAATTGCAGTTACAGATCAATTAAAAATAATTGCTTCTGGTTTAACCACTGTAAAAACTGATGAATTAATCAAATTTTTGAAAGACTACATAGTTAAAGAAAAAGTAGAACTTTTTTTAGTGGGGAAGCCAAAACAAATGAATAATACTGATAGTGAAAGCGAAGCTCTCATACTTCCTTTTCTAACAAAATTAGCGAAGGAAATTCCTCAAATTCCTGTAAAAAGAATCGATGAACGTTTTACCTCTAAAATGGCTTTTCAAACAATGATTGATGGTGGTTTGAAAAAAAATCAACGAAAAAATAAAGCTTTGGTAGATGAAATTAGTGCCACAATTATTCTACAATCTTATTTATACAACAATGGTTAATTGTAAAATTAGCCGTTAAAAAATAAATTGTTCAAAAAAACCTATTTTAAAAATTCGTAATTCGTAATTGTAAATTGTACTTTTGCACCCAACAAAAAAGAAAATATGATTTTACCAATTGTAGCTTATGGAGATCCTGTTCTAAGAAAAGAATGTATGGATATTGATGCAGATTATCCGAACCTAAAAGAATTAATTGTAAACATGAAAGAAACCATGTACAATGCTTCTGGTGTTGGTTTAGCTGCTCCTCAAATAGGCAAAGCAATTCGTTTGTTTATAATTGATGCCTCTCCTTTTGCAGAAGATGAAGATTTAGATGAAGCTGATAGAGAAACTCTAAAATCTTTTAATAAAGTTTTTATAAACGCACAAATTTTAGAAGAAGA
It includes:
- the ruvX gene encoding Holliday junction resolvase RuvX — protein: MGRILAIDFGKVRTGIAVTDQLKIIASGLTTVKTDELIKFLKDYIVKEKVELFLVGKPKQMNNTDSESEALILPFLTKLAKEIPQIPVKRIDERFTSKMAFQTMIDGGLKKNQRKNKALVDEISATIILQSYLYNNG